In the genome of Arachis stenosperma cultivar V10309 chromosome 6, arast.V10309.gnm1.PFL2, whole genome shotgun sequence, the window aaggaaaaggaagaaaaacgaTTTAACAAGTTACCTCTATTTGACGGAATCAAATTGAAACTGGTGTATTTTATACCCTAGCTAAAACAAAGATGGCCCTGCCAATGAAAAGGACCCTGCTAGCTAACATAATTATGGAGCCATCGTGTGTGTGGTTCTTGCCGATTATGGGAAACGACCTTAACAATGTCGTTACGTGTCATTACTCAATTTATTTATGactaaagtatcgtttttgtcctaGACGTTTGGAATAAGTCTCAAAGTCGTCTGTTTCAATTGTCCTATTTAAAtctttcaaaattgactcagtATTGTTCTACCGTTAGAGATCCATTAACAGAGTTAGGGGTGACAACACTACCCGAATCCGCGGGTACCCATCCCGCCCCTACCCGTTCAAGGCGGATAATTACCCGCCCCTGCACCGGAGAAGGTTCTTGGGCGGGGTCGGGTCAGGTCGAGTTTGTGTTGAACCCGCCCcgatatatataatatatattatatatataaattaattagtaaaatgattaataatattgtatcatatttaaatttttactttaatttatattatgtatGTAAATGAtagttatataatttttaaaatttaattttatttgttatatttaataattatcaGGGCAGGCGAGTTAAGGTTTAACATTTTACTACCCGCGGATAGGAGAGGGGTGGGTTCGATGCGGGTTTTTGTAGGGTAGAGCAGGGTCGGGTGGAGCAAAAACCTGTTCCATAGCCACCCCAAAACAGGgttgacggcgggacaaaattgagacgattttgaaacgttagtgacttaaatagaatgaaaacgttaaggacttaaataggacgaaaacgttagggacaaaaacgatacataaaaataaattttaatttaattttatctttcaataatattaatttttttactgcacatagtattcaattattttttttattatatctaaataaattatacttaattacattattttcattttaaataaatttattttttttattttaaagaattttgatacattagagacaaaaggtataatttatattttattgtatatatattatttttttcttttctgcaagtttatatactagtaattctacaaatatttcaagataactaaaaatctttaatagtaaaattataaaaaaataatttatttaaaataaaagtaatatgattaagtgtaatttacttagatgtgattaaaaaaacTGAATAttatgtatagtaaaaaattgatattattaaaagataaaattaaaatttatttctatgtattatttttgtccccaacgttttcgtcctatttaagtccttaacgtttcaaaattgtctcaattttgtcccgccgtcaattctgttaatgGATCCCTAACGATAGAATAACATTGAGTCAGTTTTAAAACATTAGGAACTTAAATAGGACAATTGAAATATTAGAAACAACTTTAAAACTTATCCCAAATATTAGGGataaaaacaatactttactctttaTTTATTCAAACAAGTCATGCGTCGGGTGTAATAGCACTTTTGGGCTaactcattttttattttttcgttaATTGATTCGAAAAAATGTATAAGAAATAatgtatataataaataatatgaacaacagattaaaaaaaattaactcagactcttaattaattaattagtttttttaaatttttaaattttaaaaataagaatttatgCATAATTCTATTATTCATTCATACGATTACTCCATTATTTTACGTTTGTCGCTTATCATACATTTTCCATATTCGGTCTACCACTACAACTCAGTGTTGTCACTGAAGACAGCGGTTTAAATGCAACAGAATGCCGCCGTCCCCCCTCACGCCGTTCATATACAACAAAATACTACTATTCCTTCACCCCTTGCAGATGCAACCGAACACTGCTCTCCCCCACACCCGTGCAGTTGCAGTTGTAGCCGTTGTACTTGCACCGCTCTCAGATGCAACCATAGCCACATCCCCGTCCATTTTCCTTCACGGTCCTATGCACCTTCCGTATCCTCTTTCCGTTGTTATCTTGTGATCATTGTTCACAATCACCGCTGATAGAAGTCCCAAGCTCATTATCGTGGTTGGTGTTGTAGGCGTGGTGTTGGTACCATTGTATACTGGATGTTTATTTTACTAGGTAGGTGAatggttatttttatttcaaattggATGTTTAGTTTTTTGGATTGGAGTTCAAATATATAcaattaaattataatagatgttcattttattaattatgcgaatgattaattttatttttaattatatgtttAGTTTTTTCGTGATGAGAAGGCAGGGTAGAAAAGAAAGAACAATGTTGATTCTTGCTGTGAGAGACAAATTAACGCCGACCAGTGTGGCCGATGAAAAATGGAGTATCACCGATGAGAGAGTTTAGGAGCATAGTGTTACGGTGgtcaacaaaacaaaaagaaattaaaatttgaaatataaaaaataaattttttaattaaaataattaaagataattttttttaatgttattGGACCAAAATTATAATCCATTATTTATGTTATtcacaatttttattatttacctAACGAAACCGATTTATTCATTAATACTCCGTatcaaattttagagaaaagGTTAAATAGGTCCTTAACCTTTTGATTTGCAGATATTTAAATTCTTGAAGATTTATAAATACATTTAATTCCATGACctttttaaaatctaaaaatattaatcCCTCATGTTTTTTTGGGTTTGTGAgatttaacaaaaaaatcaaacgtGACTCCTATTGTACTAATCTTATTGATATAGATGTACACGtgagaaaatttttaaaattaaacaaattatactaaaaaatcaatatgtccaaatttttaaaaaataaaaaatttaaatatatttttaaattttcaaaaatttaaatattcaaaaataaaaaattagatatcgATTTGGCATTAAATCCAAATTTTATGATGAATTTTAATTCAGTATTCTTTAGTTTTCAAATTGCTGATCCCCATGTCACTATAACATATAGAATATTTTGGAATATACACGTACTTTTGCATCATTTTTACCGACACTAGTGTGTTTACATTTTAAGGGACccaaaataattacaattaTCTAAACTAATCAGAAAACTCAGCACAGTGCCGGCTGCTATTAGTAATCCTACTTGCGCGAGAATTGTCTTTTATAAGTGTCCTTATTTTCAAGCTTGATAAGAGATCATCAGCTGAATCATAATTCATAAGGTCAACTTTTAATTTGGATATGTAAATATAAGGTAAAAAAGGACTCATCGAATCTTAATTTAATCGgataaaaagaaacaaaaatcgTGGGAAAATGGCCTTGTCACGTGACACAAGCAATAGCACGTGTCACCCTTCCTCTTTTCGGTCAAGTAAAAGACTCACTGAGTACTATTGGCCCCATGCGCTAGCGTATCCTTATCCCAACCCGAACCCGAACCCGAAACCGAACCCGAACCAAGTGGCCACGTCACCGCCTCAGTATTGATCGCATCGTACGGCTGAGATTAACCTTGACCCTACCAACTTGCTCGACGTTTAACTCATGGCGCTCGTTAAATAGGGGGCACCTGGGTACATGGTAGCATCCCTGATTCTGAAACCTGGTCATTGGGATCGCCGTTACGCCGGATCTGCTAAAATACGCTTGATCCACACTTATGGGCCTTCTCGACCAGTTGTGGGATGACACCGTCGCCGGCCCTCGGCCGGAGAGCGGTCTCGGCAAGCTCCGAAAGCACCACACCTTCACTTTCCGTTCAAGCTCCGGCAAGGGTACGAGCTGTACTCTGCCACGTTAATTACTTACTGCTACTACTACTTGCGCTTACCAATAacatattaatatatataaactcACCGGCGATATTTGCATGCGAATTCTCGAAGGACCGCAACTACAAATCTCAAATCATGAATCATAAACTGAATTATTATTACTGTTACTTGTTATAATCTAACGGTTCATATTGTTTAAGTAACCTTGGAAACGAAGTTTAATTTCTGTGTTTTAGGTTACATATCCTCAGATCACGGAGCTCCAAGCTCGAAAGGAATTAAATGAATTCATTTCATATGATGATACAAGATCTGAAATAATCGAAATTAATTAACCAGACGAAATTCAtgtttcttttttccttttaattgttattttggTTTTCGTAAGAAATTAAAATATGGTGCTAACAGCTAGGCATATTGGTTGATTGATGATCAGAATCAGAGATTGGGAGCATGAGATCGTACGGCGACGAATCGTCGGAGGAGACGATGAGAGTAACTCGTAGTATCATGATCGCGAAACCGCCGGGGTACCAGAGTGGATCACCGCCGATTTCCCCCGCGGGTTCTACTCCTCCGGTGTCTCCGTTTTCCGGTGAGGTCGTTGTTTCTCTACTTTAGTACTACTATGCATCTACTGTAACTCAAGTGTAGCGCCAGTAACTTTTGTTTTGGGTGTTTGTCGTAAACGAAACGGATGATCCAGAATTGGTGGTAGGGGCAAATTTGTCCTTTTATGGCGTGGTAGGCTATCATTCAAAATAATTCATTATAAGCAGTGTTTGGTAGGGTAGTTATGATACTCGAATGCGAAAAGGACATTTTCTCAAAAACACAATTATCTGGCCATTATAAGTCATTTACTTGTGTCCATAATTCTGGATCCAACCTAACCCAGGTGTCAACTACAACTAACTAGGGTTATTACTTCATAATTTGGTTAGTAATAAAATAATCGACAAGTCATCATTGAATACAAATAATATCCATAAGTTCATTGATTAGGTTTGTGGTTCTAGAGAATAGTTGAGTGTTCAGGACCACTTGGTCTTTGACTTAGTTGAATTTGTTTTGAGTAAATTATTGGTGTTCATCACTCTCAGAGACAGAGGATTGAAATTGATCTCATATGTGGTATCAGGGTCTAGAGAGTCGTTTCGGTTTCGAAGAAAATCGGCATCAGATGCGTACGAGAAGAGAGGCCAGAACAGATCAAGCACTTCTACTCCTTTCGATGTGTGAGAAATAATGAGTCACACTACTCACAAATGTATCTGTAGCTGATGTGGATGCTGTGTTTGGCCTTTGCTTTATCGGGCCAATTTTGTTTAGTGTATGTACGTATATTATATATGCATGAATGTATGTGTATGTGTATGTGTTTGAGTGAGCTGACCTTCAATTCTGTAAAGGTGAGGTCGCGCACCAGTTCAGATCATGCGATGCAGCTGTGTGGTTTTAGCTTCTATATATCTTTAATAATTAGGACATTAGGTCATTTAGGTGAGCTTGTAATGGTTTAGTAAGTTGTAGGAAACTCTTTGTATGTAATTAGTATGTGTGTATAGAGCAATTCTGCGTTTGTTTGTCATTGCTCATTTCTCCCTGTAAGTTTTCGTTCCCTCAATAACAAGCATGCATCCCACGaatttgtaatttgttttacaTCTGAGTTTCATCATCATCTGTCCTCCATCGGTAGGTTTTAGATATGAGCTGCGTGCTGAGGCTTCAGATTGAAATTCTTCATAATTTACTAATGCTATAAGGTAGTTTAACAGAACTAGTGAATGTCCTGAAACAATTGTGGGCATTAATGAtaataattaaatcatattGTAATTTAAGAGCCaactaacatatatatattttatgggAAAAGGGGggcataatatatatatatatatatatatacactctTGACTGCAGTCTGGAGTCTAAGAAAACATATTGAAGAATCCACTTTGTGGCGTGTTGAATGAGGAACATTGGTTGATTAATGCACTGAGTTCATTGGTGGTTATATTAATGCACTAAGTCACTGTAAATACAATTTCAGTAATGCATTAAGCTAAAAAAATACGAATTTGAGTTAACGATAGTGTGAATGGGcgctttgttttatttttgatatagataatactatttttttagaTTGTTGACGGTAGGATTGTTAATTTCTGAGTTCCGTTAGAAAACTAATTAGAAATTTAGCTAactaattgaaaaataaatttattacaaaaaaaatgtaacactattattttaatttctcacattttaaaataaagaataaaaaaattagtttgagtttatttatattataattgactttttataaattttttaatcttaatataaatcaaaattagaCATTTCTTctgtaattttaaaaaacactaaaaaattatGATGGGTATATCGCTCATTTATTCCATACAGAAAAAAAATTAGGGGTGAATGGGAAACACTCACCTACTCACCTTGCATTGTCTCCCTTAATGGCCACTTCTTTTTTTGGTCTGGCTTGATGGCTACTTCGACATTGCACGCCTCACACTTCAATCCATGTTCCGCTGTCACTTTTGGTTTTTGGACGATGTTGtcctttttatttgtttttttttttgacacatactacaaataaaattaaaaataaattataaaaatatttgttttaaaatgtgacttatttattttagccatattttaaataaaaataacatttttataaCGATTGATATGAGTTTCGACTTATGAAGCAATTCGACTGCGATTCACCGAAATTTGAGAAAGATCGACGGATCAgatctttatttttagttatagAAAAACAACACTTTCGACTACAATAAGAATAATAGTTAAGGTCGAAGACTTAATGATAAGAAATGAGTGAAAACCATAAAAATCACTGTGATTAAATACCTTCATAATGAAAAACGTGGAGATTGAAGAGCAAGACAAGACAAGACGTGGGAGTATCCACCATGAATATTTTTTAGTGTCAAGGTAAGGTCGTGACATAAGAAAAAAGAGGAATTAAGGTCGTGGTCAAAATTTTTCAGTAGTAGATAGGGATATACATGGTCCGCCCTGGCCCAGAAACCCGATCCAGTTCCGAACACTTTAGGGATTAATTTAGTGTGATTTTAACGGTTCTATGGTCGataagggtctcaaaaatagatccggtcattatttcgggtcggtTTCGGTTCATAGCTCGAGTCGCCCGAACTCGATTCGGTGACtcggtcatcatacacaattaatattttgtgttattagtgatggcTTATGACTATTCTTAtgtgaaatttaaatattgtaaatcttaatattttgtgttattagtcattatggtaacgtttgttttgaggtactgaGATAGAGATTAGGAGACTGAGACTCAGTATCATGTTTGTTAGTTCAAAAAATGGtactaaaatttcagtatttcagtacttCTAAAAAATGGAGACACagagactaaaatttttaaagatgaaaactgtaactttaataacattttatatctaaaatacATTTATTTTTGTCTCTCACTTTgtaccaaacagaatactgagatttatttcaatctctgtctcttaatctctgtctctcagtctcagtctttccgtccatgtctctccaccaaacgctacctataagattataagttaatattttatgtttaaaatacataagactttagactaatgcataatattgtgttatttgtattgatttaaatatttgatgttattagacaatattagtattgattatggttatgctttaattttagagaatggttggttcttgttattttttttaagtgaattttatTATGTGGATTGTGAAATAATGGTTGGAGATTATGTGATTTTTACATGCTAAAGACACGATTTTTATTCGATTTTCACCCGATCCGAAGATGCTAGGTTTCATCGGGTTTGGGTCTAAAAATTAAGTCCGGTCTATATTTCGGTCTGAATCTAAGTTAAACTAAATCCGGTGTGGCCCGGCTCATATACACCCTTAGTAGCAGGTCTTGAGAATTATAAATAGAAGAAGtttagaagagaaaaaggaattttaataaaaaaaatactagatCATGAGACAAACTCTACAAAAATTCTCATTTTCAGCAACAAAACAGAAAATCATGGAGTGAAAGTGCATGTGAGATTGTGAGTGTTAGGagcctattttattttcttattttttatttttctttcttttaatttctttgttttacATATGTTAGTTTGTTGTTAATTTCCATTTcacttttatattttcaattatttaaagttttttcatttattttacacatttttatattatttgttgCAACTTGGCACTAATAGTTTGACGCAGTCAATTTCGAcacaaatattaaataattcttgagttaaattcattttttttagaaGAGTTATATCTACTCTCCAAACTGATATTTTAATACAAACTCGATTCGACATCTTGATCAAAGTATTAAAAATTGAGTAAaacaataatatattaaaatttatctcTATAATTTAtcatctaaaaataaaaaaaaatttatataaagataattataaaatctttatTCGTCCTCCCTTTAAATTTATTGCTATTGACCTatgtttttatttatctatcttGGGTCGTGTGTTCTACTATGTTTCAATCCAACTAATTGGCTTTGATCTTAATGGATCGCTTACTTTCAGATCATAGGCCCCACCCACCTTTCTTCTGCTGAATGCTGAtcttttaatctttttatttgAGTGTAGTTCCCGCACAGTCGCACAGAAGAAAATGGCTTCCAGCTTTCCCTCCTCTTCTTCCATCTCATTCTATCTTTAATAAGCCCTTTCTGTATGGCATACCGGAAATAGTTCTGTTCATTAGCTACTTATTCGCTTCtcattctatcttattcttaggTCCTTCTGTGGTAAATGAAAATCAACAGGGCTAATTCAAGAAAATGTACGCTTATCTTGTTCCACCACTCATATTTTGGAAAATGCTTATTTTCTTCATTTACTTCAAAGACCTTGTGGATTTTACCATTACATCTCTATTTATTTGCACAGTCAATCAAAACTGCTAAACATCATAATGATTTTTCTCATTGAGTGAAGATATAGTAGTATCTTAAAATTATTGTCAGATATCCtcctaaatattaaataaactaaaaagTAAGCTCAACAAATCTTGTTATAACTTTAAAATCTGTTAATTCTTCCAGCAATTTAACGGTTAAATGTTCAAATGATCACTAAGAGAATAAATAAtttcttagttttcatttcCGGTTGACGATGATAAAAGGAGAAACgtggtgatgatgatgacgatgatgataATTAAATATGCAATTAGCTACTACACAAAATACTGGCATTGTTTAAGAAAGTAAGATCATTTTTACACAATTCAATTCAACTAAACGATACAGAATTACAGATTGCATAGGAAAAcacctcctttttttttctttttttataactaaataaCTGAGATATGGTTGTTGCTATGAATCAGAACAAGGCATTCTATTCATATGAAGACTGCAAATGTTCATACGATTCAGTGCCATAGCCAGCCTCGTACTACCAAAAACAATATTCTTGAGCAGTCATTCAGACAAATGGCATAGAAATCTTTACATTTGAAAACATGAAATATCTTTGATGCTCACACATTACACAAGCTACAAGCAACTGGTGGAAAAAGCAAAAATgtctgctgctgctgctgccaCAGAAGAATGCCTACCCTGGGTACTCTAGTTTACAATAATAATACTCTCAGCCATTACATCATTCACAGTCTTCAACTCATGCCAAGCTCCTACTCGAAAGTTTCATCTCCGTACAAGTTGAGATAGCTGCATTCCTATTTGAACTGAACGTCTTTAATTCCACAACTGACTATACCTTGCCAAGTTTAGGAGGCTGCCAAAAAAGTTAGGTTAGAAACTAATATTCACAAGTCACAACCATTCAAAACATTGCTAGGTTATTAATATACCTTTTTAAGAGTGACCTTTGATGAGGATCCTTTATCCACCGGTTTCAATATCTCAAAGGAACAAACAAGAGATTCATCAACGCTCAACAATGCACCAGCATTGTCAAACTCGCCACCATAATTTGGAGCAGAGAATATGGTAACTAATCGCCGTTTAGCGAAAAATTCATATCCATCCTCCACAACctgcaagaaaagaaaacaagaataaatacggaaggagggcagagcaggaagAGCAAGGAAGTAGGAGGTTTACCTGATGACCTCTGCAAACGAGATCAAGATCATTTTTGTCCAAAAACTCGGTGACTGCATTAGGACCAAAAGTGCAGGAAATGCCTCGGTCGCTGTCTGCCCAACCGTCGAGGCTGGGATCGGGATCGGACCAGAGCAGATCGCAGAGTAGACCGCTATCTGGAATCTCAGTAGGCCTTGAAATCTCCCTTATCTGATCCAAAGTTTGCAATTCAGGAGAGAGTCCTCCATGCATACAGAGAATTTTTCCATCAATGAGTGCAGCTACCGGCAAACAGTTAAAGCAATCTGTAAATATCTTCCAGAGCCTAACATTGAACCTCCTTTTACACTCATCGTAGAAACCGTATATCCGGTTGATTTTGGCGTCTTCATGGTTTCCTCTGAGCAGGTGAACCTTGTCAGGATATCTTATCTTGTAGGCCAAAAGCAGGCATATGGTCTCCAAGCTCTGCTTGCCTCTGTCTACATAATCCCCCAAGAAGAGGTAGTTGGCGGTGGGAGGATAACCGCCGTATTCGAAAAGCCTCAGCAAGTCTTGGTACTGGCCGTGTATGTCACCTGCAACGTTTGAAGGGGTAAACATTTTGCAAAGAGAGGAAAAGAAAGTTAGTTGATGTAACTAACTAACCGCCGATGCGGATGGGAGCCTGGAGGTCGAGGAGGATGGGCTGAGAGAGGAAGATTTGTCTGGCGTTGACGCAAAGCTGACGGATCTCAGACTCCGAGAGCTGAACTTGCTTGCCTCCCTTGCCTTCAAGCAGCCTCCTAATGACGTCATCGAGAACCCCCTTCTCCATCATTCCCTCTATTGTCATCATCATCCAAAACAACCCGATGGCcccctttctttctctgttAAATGAAGGAAGGAAGGCaaataaagaaagagagagtTGTCAACAAGATAGCTTTACTAATTCTGTTTATTTCGCCCAAAATCAACCATTCCTTCATCTATGTAAAATTCGCTACCAACTGCCAAGTAGGCTCCTTTATTCCGCTCAAAGTTGAAACCTTCAAAGGTTGACACCATTTGGCGCGTATGAATTCAAACCCACGTGTCTTCCCGTACTCCCTTCTCGAGTTTGGTCAATCCCGGAATCATTGCTCCCctgtcctttttttttttcctttttctttttaatactataTATCAAACAAGCAACGTTGTCGTTTCAACTGAATCTTCAGATTATTCTTAACATGACTTGATAAAAAATTCTCACTTTTATTGTATTCgtgaaattaaatttatttctttgaaaatttagtatccttttaattttagttataatttgtttttttatagtaattttcgcttaaaatataaaatattatattattaaaaaaggTGAGTATTTGATATTCAcatgtccaaaaaaaaaaagatataaaaatactatactATTGTTTTCATATAGTAGATCTTCTCATTTTATTGATATTATGAACATTGAAAATAGATAAGCTAAAGAAAGCTTGGTATGCAATCAAAAAGGGGGAGAAAGTGAGCAGAGAAAGAGAATAAAGATTTGTGAATGTAAAGTTCAAAGTGTATATTATTGATTGTGTGTTTTGTACAGcattatttctttatttataacAGATGATAGTAATCTGTTATAGCTAACTCATTTATAAGTTCAGTTATTAACTTATTATAACTGTTTATAACTAACTTTCAATCAATTACTCTTACATCTTCTCACAAACTTAGGAAAGTTTTGTTGCCAATCTGAGTTTGCttctaaatttttgaaagagaaCTTGTGAAAGGGGTTTAGTCAAAATATCTGCAACCTATTTTAAACCTGGGATATGTGTGACTGCAACCAATCCCTGAAACTCGATCTCTAACAAAATACAGGTTCAGCTCAAAGTGCTTGATTCTCTCATATAGAATTGGATTATAGGCTCGAAGCCCTACAATTGATCTAAAAAGGGTTGGATTGTCAAAAAGAGAATCTGTTATGGCAGACAGTTTCAGATTGCTAATCATAGGTGTACTAGCTGGCTTAGGGTCCTGCATGACTGATTAATGTTTTAATCATcatctttaaaatatatttagttcttcaaactcaaacataaaaataaataaatagcagTAAAATGTACATCACACGtgattttttattagtttcacAGTAAATCAGTGATATATCAATTGTACCATTCGGCACTTTACAATTACATCCTACTAAATGTCTGAATGAATGAAAGCATTTTAAATAATACGTATATTTTCTTGAGGCATACATAATTTTAGATTAGTCCAACACATATAGTTCCAGGtaaaaatagaataagataAAATAGAAATAGCAACCATTTTTTGTTCTGAGTGTCGATTAAGCAACAGTATGAGGTCTGAAGTTTTTAAGTTGAATAATGGAGTAAACATCATCGTGATGATGATCATCATTGTATTCCCCAAAAGAAAGTGCCTTTTGGAGGACCCTTTCAATGGTTTGTTCGCGGTTCAGTGTTGCCTTTGGGAGACTATTCGCCTTTTTAAGAGCTTTCTCTGCCACTTTTATAGCTCCACTATCATAACCATTCGTATTCGTCTTGCTTGGTTTTTCTTCGCACTCGTAACCGTATGCTCCCATTTCCATCGCACTCACCATGTTCCCCTTTTCTGAAGCCGCTGTCACTTTTTCTTTGTACCTTAAGTAAACTGTGATCTGGGCTAAGCCCAATAGCAGCCCAACAAAATTTGGTATCTGTATTATCCATGTATTAGGCCCAAAAGAGGAAAATGACCAAAAATTTTGAATACGTAAAAGAAATTAGCTTACTCCAATATAGAAATCTCTGACGAGGAGAGAGTAGAGTGCCCACGCGCCAGCATTTAGAAACATGAAAAGTGAGAGCAGAAACGGCATGTATTCCACGCTTTTTGTCTTGATCACCGTTTTCTGTTACACAGTTATATTGCTGCAATTGTTAGTTTTGGATAGCACTCTTAGAATTAACGGAGTAAATAGTTAAATTTGTCCatgaaaaattatttgttttttaaattattttttaatttttttgttaaatttgttatttaaaaattttaatttaataatattagttttttttgtcattttttttattaatagagtcaaaatttattaacgtgacatattaaataatattataatatatattaaagagTCTTAATTAACGGTTAATATAATAGGTTAATGacattaaattaaatcaaaatttaattgagaaaggattttgaaacatttaaatttcttaatttaaagttgatttgatttaatttcataaacttATCATATTAATTGCTAATTAAATATACGTTATAGTATCACTTAATAtatcatattaataaattttgacgttgttaataacaaaaatataattaacttaaaatttttaaaaaatgaatttaattaaaaaaatttgtaaaagACTAATTTGACAATTTACTCAAAAGTTAATAATAGCTGAAATGGAACTCATACCAAGGCTAATAGCGGGGAAGCATACATGACTACAGTTAAACCAGAACATAACATTCCTAGAACTGTTAGTTGGATGGTTCCATCGAGACCCA includes:
- the LOC130936607 gene encoding bidirectional sugar transporter SWEET16-like — its product is MTTLIFAVGIIGTVLSLLVFASPITTFREVVKKKSTENYKVAPYIATFLCTSLWSFYGGLKPGGFLVAAVNGAGALFHCVYILLFLLYSPQHTKVKTAQYVGVVDVGFLAAVISVTVLGLDGTIQLTVLGMLCSGLTVVMYASPLLALKTVIKTKSVEYMPFLLSLFMFLNAGAWALYSLLVRDFYIGIPNFVGLLLGLAQITVYLRYKEKVTAASEKGNMVSAMEMGAYGYECEEKPSKTNTNGYDSGAIKVAEKALKKANSLPKATLNREQTIERVLQKALSFGEYNDDHHHDDVYSIIQLKNFRPHTVA
- the LOC130935410 gene encoding dormancy-associated protein homolog 3-like isoform X2; the encoded protein is MGLLDQLWDDTVAGPRPESGLGKLRKHHTFTFRSSSGKESEIGSMRSYGDESSEETMRVTRSIMIAKPPGYQSGSPPISPAGSTPPVSPFSGSRESFRFRRKSASDAYEKRGQNRSSTSTPFDV
- the LOC130935504 gene encoding serine/threonine-protein phosphatase PP1, with the translated sequence MMMTIEGMMEKGVLDDVIRRLLEGKGGKQVQLSESEIRQLCVNARQIFLSQPILLDLQAPIRIGGDIHGQYQDLLRLFEYGGYPPTANYLFLGDYVDRGKQSLETICLLLAYKIRYPDKVHLLRGNHEDAKINRIYGFYDECKRRFNVRLWKIFTDCFNCLPVAALIDGKILCMHGGLSPELQTLDQIREISRPTEIPDSGLLCDLLWSDPDPSLDGWADSDRGISCTFGPNAVTEFLDKNDLDLVCRGHQVVEDGYEFFAKRRLVTIFSAPNYGGEFDNAGALLSVDESLVCSFEILKPVDKGSSSKVTLKKPPKLGKV
- the LOC130935410 gene encoding dormancy-associated protein homolog 3-like isoform X1, with translation MGLLDQLWDDTVAGPRPESGLGKLRKHHTFTFRSSSGKESEIGSMRSYGDESSEETMRVTRSIMIAKPPGYQSGSPPISPAGSTPPVSPFSGEGLESRFGFEENRHQMRTRREARTDQALLLLSMCEK